The Acidaminococcus fermentans DSM 20731 sequence CACGGTCATCGCCGTATTTGAAAACATCATTGCCTTTGGTATGAACCTGTACGGCTGGAGCCGGAAAAAGAGCGTGGCCGTCAACGGGCTGGCCATTGTGCTCCTGAGTATCCCCTGCGTCCTGGGCTTCAATCTGTGGAGCGGCTTCCAGCCCCTGGGCCCCGGTTCTTCCGTCCTGGACCTGGAAGACTTCATCGTCTCCAACAATCTGCTGCCTCTGGGAAGCCTGGCCTTTGTACTGTTCTGCACCAAAAAGAACGGCTGGGGCTGGAAGAACTTCCTGGCGGAAGCCAACGACGGGGAAGGCCGGAACCTGCCGGCCTCCCTCCGGAACTATCTGCTGTATGTGCTGCCCCTGCTGATCATCACCATCTACCTGAAAGGGTACTACGACATGTTCAGCAAACAGGGACCGGCAGTACTGGCCAAGTGGCTGGTCCTGGCCTTCCTGTTTTTGGGTTTCATCTTCTACACCGCCAGCAGGAAAAAAACACAGTAAAAAACAGCTGTGGACACGGTCGGTTCTTGCAGCCGGCTACCCGTCCACAGCTTTTTTTGCATCCTTTGGGCTTTTAGTGTAAAATTGTAACATATTAATCATTCGTAGCATAGAAGTGAGGTAGAACTTATGTCAGAACAGCAAAGCACCCGTGATTCCTTCCAATCCCGTCTGGGTTTCATCCTGGTCAGCGCCGGCTGTGCCATCGGCATCGGCAATGTGTGGAAGTTCCCCTACCTGTGCGGCCAGTACGGCGGAGCCGCCTTCATTCTCCTGTATCTCCTGTTCCTGCTGATCCTGGGGATACCCGTGCTCCTGTGCGAATTCGCCCTGGGCCGGAGCAGCCGCCAGAGCGTGGCCCGGTGCTTCGACCGGCTGGCTCCCGCCGGCAGCCGCTGGCCCCGGCTGAAGTACATCGGCATCGCCGGGGTCACCCTGCTGATGCTGTACTACACCACCGTCACCGGCTGGATGCTGAATTACTGCTGGCTCCATCTGAAAGGGACCTTTGCAGGCCAGTCCCCCGCCTTCATCCAGAGCACCTTCCAGGCCATGCTGGCCCAGCCTCTTTCCATGGGCTTCTGGACCTTCCTGTCCTGCTTTCTGGGCTTTGTGGTCTGCTACATGGGGCTGGAAAAAGGCATCGAGCGGATCACCAAAGTGATGATGAGCGCCCTGCTGCTGTTGATGATCATCCTGGCAGTCCATTCCCTGTTCCTCCCCGGAGCAGAAAAAGGCATTGAATTTTACCTGGTGCCCAATTTCGCAGCCCTGGAAAAACTGGGCTGGGGAAACGTGATCTACGCCGCCATGAGCCAGGCCTTCTTCACCCTCAGCGCCGGCAATGGCGCCATGATGATCTTTGCTTCCTATATGGACAAAAAACGGAGCCTGCCGGGAGAAGCCCTGACCATCACCGCCCTGGACACCTTTGTGGCTCTCATGAGCGGCTTCATCATCATCCCCGCCTGTTTCGCCTACGGAATCCAGCCGGATGCCGGACCCTCCCTGATCTTCCTGACCATTCCCAACCTGTTCACCCTGATGCCGGGAGGACGGATCTGGGGCAGCCTGTTCTTCGTGTTCCTGTCCTTTGCCGCCCTGTCCACGGTCATTGCCGTGATGGAAAGCATCATCGCCTGCTTTCGGGAGCTGCTGGGCTGGGACCGGCCCAAAGCCGCCTGGTTCGTGTTCGCCCTCATCGCCCTGGGCAGTATCCCCTGCGTGCTGGGCTTCAACCTGTGGAGCGGTTTCCAGCCTCTGGGACCGGGCACCGGCGTCCTTGACCTGGAAGACTTCATCGTTTCCAACAACCTGCTGCCCCTGGGCGGCCTGACCTTCGTCCTGTTCTGCACCCGGAAGAACGGCTGGGGCTGGAACAATTTCCTGGATGAAGTGAACCAGGGAGCCGGCCGGAACCTGGCGGACTGGTGGAAACAGTATTATACCTGGGGCCTGCCCCTGGTGATCCTGGGGATCTACCTGAAAGGCTACGACGATCTGTTCGCCAAACAGGGTCCCGCCGTCCTGGCCCAGTGGATGCTCATCGCCCTGGCATTCCTGGGGTGGATCGGGTACTGTGTAAAGGGATG is a genomic window containing:
- a CDS encoding sodium-dependent transporter, giving the protein MSEQQSTRDSFQSRLGFILVSAGCAIGIGNVWKFPYLCGQYGGAAFILLYLLFLLILGIPVLLCEFALGRSSRQSVARCFDRLAPAGSRWPRLKYIGIAGVTLLMLYYTTVTGWMLNYCWLHLKGTFAGQSPAFIQSTFQAMLAQPLSMGFWTFLSCFLGFVVCYMGLEKGIERITKVMMSALLLLMIILAVHSLFLPGAEKGIEFYLVPNFAALEKLGWGNVIYAAMSQAFFTLSAGNGAMMIFASYMDKKRSLPGEALTITALDTFVALMSGFIIIPACFAYGIQPDAGPSLIFLTIPNLFTLMPGGRIWGSLFFVFLSFAALSTVIAVMESIIACFRELLGWDRPKAAWFVFALIALGSIPCVLGFNLWSGFQPLGPGTGVLDLEDFIVSNNLLPLGGLTFVLFCTRKNGWGWNNFLDEVNQGAGRNLADWWKQYYTWGLPLVILGIYLKGYDDLFAKQGPAVLAQWMLIALAFLGWIGYCVKGCGTKKE